One genomic segment of Gopherus flavomarginatus isolate rGopFla2 chromosome 11, rGopFla2.mat.asm, whole genome shotgun sequence includes these proteins:
- the TMEM74B gene encoding transmembrane protein 74B, with translation MATSCPLELSRLGQCPGARRGAAPRGAGGCSAPRTAPTAGLDNASYQAPEEEETCFGSSREAGSGPGGGGARARAQRGDLSPRSEDGPPPEPAGHSVDYGFVSALILLVSGIVLVVIAYTVPREPRVDPAAVTAREMERLEIYYARLGSHLDKCIIAGLGLLTLGGLLLSGLLLVSMYKGELYRRRTFPGSRGPRKTYGSINLRLRQLDGDGVQALVENEVIQVTESTTISQGS, from the coding sequence ATGGCGACTTCCTGCCCCCTGGAGCTGAGCCGCCTTGGGCAGTGCCCCGGGGCCAGGCGGGGAGCGGCGCCGCGGGGAGCCGGGGGCTGCTCAGCACCGCGGACAGCTCCCACCGCCGGCCTGGACAACGCCTCCTACCAGGCGCCGgaggaagaggaaacctgcttCGGGAGCAGCAGGGAGGCGGGGAGCGGACCCGGGGGAGGCGGCGCCCGGGCCAGGGCGCAGCGGGGAGACCTCTCGCCCAGGTCGGAGGATGGGCCCCCGCCAGAGCCCGCCGGCCACTCCGTGGACTATGGGTTCGTTTCGGCCTTGATCCTCCTGGTGAGCGGGATCGTGCTGGTGGTGATCGCCTACACCGTCCCCCGGGAGCCCCGGGTGGACCCCGCCGCAGTGACGGCCCGGGAGATGGAGAGGCTGGAGATATACTACGCGCGCCTGGGCTCCCACCTGGACAAGTGTATCATCGCGGGGCTGGGCCTGCTGACCCTGGGGGGCCTGCTGCTCTCCGGGCTGCTGCTGGTCTCCATGTACAAGGGAGAGCTGTACCGCAGACGGACCTTCCCGGGCTCCCGGGGGCCACGGAAAACCTACGGATCTATAAACCTGAGACTGAGACAACTCGATGGCGACGGGGTACAAGCCTTGGTAGAGAATGAAGTCATCCAGGTGACAGAGTCCACAACCATCAGCCAGGGTTCTTAG
- the PSMF1 gene encoding proteasome inhibitor PI31 subunit, which produces MAGLELLYASQAPGLSRPQDALLCFVHWQLVTHQYRALGAGDQPGPNERKSELLPVGWNADKDLYTLRYKSTDDRHELLLKAIMVDTSMILNVMDCSSKQVADLTLTVADYIDPEHLDDFHRVYKNIEELQTRVVTGIISPLQAPKEKGDPKKEAKPEKTVPPASTQDYDPLRIPPWQPLGGRQPSWPDPRDPFAVGGEDLDPFGGQRGGMIADPLRSRFRRPLIDPSSGLPNRLPPGAVPPGARFDPFGPGGGRPAGPDPDHLPPPGYDDMFM; this is translated from the exons ATGGCCGGCCTGGAGCTGCTCTACGCCTCGCAGGCGCCCGGCCTCTCCCGGCCGCAGGACGCGCTGCTCTGCTTCGTGCACTGGCAGCTGGTCACGCACCAGTACCGCGCGCTGGGCGCCGGGGACCAG CCGGGTCCCAATGAAAGGAAGTCAGAGTTGCTGCCGGTCGGGTGGAATGCCGACAAAGACCTGTACACGCTGCGATACAAGTCCACGGATGACCGCCACGAGCTCCTGCTGAAGGCAATCATGGTGGACACCAGCATGATTCTCAACGTCATG GATTGCAGCTCAAAGCAGGTAGCTGATTTGACCTTGACAGTGGCAGATTACATTGACCCGGAGCACTTGGATGATTTCCACAG GGTGTACAAAAACATCGAGGAGCTGCAGACCAGGGTTGTCACAGGCATCATCTCTCCGTTGCAGGCTCCCAAAGAGAAGGGTGACCCCAAAAAAGAGGCCAAGCCTGAGAAGACGGTCCCGCCTGCCTCCACTCAGGATTATGACCCCTTGAGGATTCCTCCCTGGCAGCCTCTCGGTGGCCGGCAGCCATCCTG GCCTGATCCCCGGGACCCCTTTGCTGTGGGTGGAGAGGACCTGGACCCCTTTGG GGGCCAGAGGGGCGGTATGATCGCCGATCCACTGCGCTCCAGATTTCGAAGGCCTCTTATCGACCCATCGTCAGGTCTCCCAAACAGGCTTCCTCCTGGGGCCGTTCCCCCAGGTGCCAGATTCGACCCATTTGGACCAGGGGGCGGCCGTCCTGCAGG GCCAGATCCAGATCACCTTCCCCCTCCGGGGTACGACGACATGTTCATGTGA